The following coding sequences are from one Mytilus trossulus isolate FHL-02 chromosome 8, PNRI_Mtr1.1.1.hap1, whole genome shotgun sequence window:
- the LOC134681409 gene encoding ceramide glucosyltransferase-like, whose translation MSVEQYFAVGLAIAIVGGWLFDWLMHTVAIIYGIRRLHRQLPTPSPEDLPGVSIIKPLVGVDPHLYANLESFFKLQYPNFEILFCVQEESDPAIMIVQKLMELYPKVDAKLFIGIKYICPNGKINNMIKAYEAAKNENLLISDSCIKMNENTLMEMVCCLKPDVGMVVQMPFFENRPKLGFASVYEKVYFATFNARSTLGGFATGINACTGMSCLFRREPVDKAGGLAPLGQYLSEDYILNHTITQAGYKSVLCTSTAQQNSGYSSVGTFHKRIIRWSQLRIALLPHLIILEPLSECMLMGACASWAIEYLFGISSMGVFLMHILLWFLLDYTLLRVVENGPLPFSKFEFVVAWLMRETLALFLTLQSHRNTIVKWRHKQYKLNWGGKIEEV comes from the exons aatccGACGTTTACATCGACAACTACCTACACCTTCCCCGGAAGACCTCCCGGGAGTATCTATCATTAAGCCTCTTGTTGGTGTTGATCCTCATCTGTATGCAAACTTAGAATCTTTCTTCAAATTACAATATCCCAAC tttgaaattttattttgtgtgcAAGAAGAAAGTGACCCTGCCATAATGATTGTTCAGAAATTGATGGAACTTTATCCTAAAGTAGACGCTAAATTATTTATAG gaattaaatacatttgtcCAAACGGaaaaattaacaacatgatCAAAGCATACGAAGCAGCGAAGAATGAAAATCTATTGATCTCAGACAGTTGTATCAAAA tgaATGAGAATACTTTAATGGAGATGGTTTGCTGTCTGAAACCTGATGTTGGAATGGTTGTCCAGATGCCATTCTTTGAAAATCGTCCAAAACTTGGATTTGCCAGTGTTTATGAAAAG GTTTACTTTGCAACTTTCAATGCCAGAAGTACACTTGGTGGTTTTGCTACAGGAATAAACGCCTGTACTGGAATGTCCTGTTTATTTCGGAGAGAACCTGTTGACAAAGCTGGTGGGTTAGCTCCCTTAGGACAATATCTCTCTGAAGATTATATTCTTAATCACACTATTACACAAGC tggtTACAAATCAGTACTCTGTACCTCAACAGCTCAACAAAATAGTGGTTATTCATCAGTAGGCACTTTCCATAAAAGAATAATCAG GTGGTCTCAATTAAGGATTGCTCTCTTGCCACACCTGATTATTTTAGAGCCGTTGTCAGAATGTATGCTGATGGGTGCTTGTGCCTCATGGGCTATAGAATACTTGTTTGGAATAAGTTCCATGGGCGTGtttttaatgcatattttattatGGTTTTTGTTAGATTATACACTGTTGAGAGTAGTAGAG aaTGGTCCTTTACCTTTTTCcaaatttgaatttgtggtaGCCTGGCTGATGAGAGAGACATTAGCTTTATTCCTAACTTTACAATCTCACAGAAACACTATTGTCAAATGGagacataaacaatacaaactcAACTGGGGCGGAAAGATCGAAGAAGTTTAG
- the LOC134727988 gene encoding uncharacterized protein LOC134727988, producing the protein MILDYYCTDHEIVCCRACISDKHRLCQNVLPLKLASNDVRKSALFNDVMEDMTHLITTLNALDNNRQSNLQSIEKSKSTITKQIRAVKSKFLKQIDDLERELTTTLSSLQRKHETEINKQKQEISQVLVNVIENKNEMDFLSDHGSKDQLFIFLRQQVTNIHSAEAKIQQIVSNSQEFDITFDEKKDDKLESFGSLLEYIQPCKVQYKPKKFQQAQINAEPMKNILGFEKETVLKLNTYVVKRCLSVSVTDDNKLLITNIEFSDTKVYVYRDCKDYETEIAFSSAPHGVAVIPGTNRAVITLHKEGSIQFINTTTMTKDNKVKVGFACYGITAGRDRIYVCGESGTIKTLDTNGTILKTTQHGFNCIYFIAYNDLQDQLIVRCVGKLLCIKLDGTLVYSKDVLGIVGLTLDRQKNIYFGGFTTSNVQRMSSDGENCEEMLNKDNDIFHPYGMCFNNDFTKLFVFNNDGKSVCVYKCK; encoded by the coding sequence ATGATATTGGATTATTACTGCACAGATCATGAGATCGTATGCTGTAGAGCCTGTATTTCTGATAAACACAGGCTTTGCCAGAACGTACTCCCGTTGAAACTTGCCTCGAATGATGTTAGAAAGTCTGCACTGTTTAACGATGTTATGGAAGACATGACGCATCTTATTACAACATTGAATGCTTTAGACAATAACAGACAGTCAAACTTACAATCAATAGAGAAATCCAAATCAACAATAACCAAGCAGATCCGAGCAGTGAAAtccaaatttttgaaacaaattgaCGATTTGGAGCGTGAATTAACAACCACTTTGTCATCTCTCCAACGAAAACATGAAACCgaaatcaacaaacaaaagcaagaaatatcgCAAGTCTTGGTCAatgttatagaaaataaaaacgaGATGGATTTTTTGAGTGATCATGGATCTAAGGATCAGCTTTTTATTTTCCTTCGCCAACAAGTAACAAATATTCATAGCGCTGAGGCCAAGATTCAGCAGATAGTATCCAATTCACAAGAATTCGATATTACCTTTGACGAAAAGAAAGATGATAAGCTTGAGTCGTTCGGGTCACTGTTAGAGTATATCCAACCATGTAAAGTTCAATACAAACCAAAGAAATTTCAACAAGCCCAGATAAATGCGGAACCAATGAAAAATATTCTAGGGTTTGAGAAGGAAACAGTATTAAAACTTAATACTTATGTGGTAAAAAGATGTTTGAGTGTATCAGTTACAGATGATAATAAGCTGCTCATTACTAATATAGAATTTTCCGATACCAAAGTGTATGTTTACAGAGACTGTAAAGATTATGAGACAGAGATAGCTTTTTCCTCCGCACCTCATGGTGTTGCTGTGATACCTGGTACCAACAGAGCTGTTATTACCCTACATAAAGAGGGGtctatacaatttataaatactaCAACGATGACAAAGGACAACAAAGTTAAAGTTGGATTTGCATGTTATGGTATCACTGCTGGACGTGACAGAATTTACGTTTGTGGTGAAAGTGGTACTATCAAAACATTAGACACCAATGGGACAATTCTAAAAACAACCCAACATGGATTTAATTGTATTTACTTCATAGCATACAATGATTTACAAGATCAGTTGATTGTTAGATGTGTTGGTAAACTCCTTTGTATCAAATTAGATGGAACACTAGTTTACAGTAAGGACGTTTTAGGAATAGTAGGTTTAACACTTGATCGACagaagaacatttattttggcGGTTTTACGACCAGCAACGTACAAAGAATGTCATCAGATGGAGAAAATTGTGAAGAAATGCTGAACAAAGACAATGATATTTTCCATCCATATGGAATGTGTTTTAACAATGACTTCACAAAACTGTTTGTATTTAATAACGATGGTAAATCTGTTTGTGTATACAAATGCAAGTAA
- the LOC134727989 gene encoding uncharacterized protein LOC134727989: MILDYYCTDHEIVCCRACISDKHRLCQNVLPLKLASNDVRKSALFNDVMEDMTHLITTLNALDNNRQSNLQSIEKSKSTITKQIRAVKSKFLKQIDDLERELTTTLSSLQRKHETEINKQKQEISQVLVNVIENKNEMDFLSDHGSKDQLFIFLRQQVTNIHSAEAKIQQIVSNSQEFDITFDEKKDDKLESFGSLLEYIQPCKVQYKPKKFQQAQINAEPMKNILGFEKETVLKLNTNVVKRCLSVSVTDDNKLLITNIEFSDTKVYVYRDCKDYETEIAFSSAPHGVAVIPGTNRAVITLHKEGSIQFINTTTMTKDNKVKVGFACYGITAGRDRIYVCGESGTIKTLDTNGTILKTTQHGFNCIYFIAYNDLQDQLIVRCVGKLLCIKLDGTLVYSKDVSGIVGLTLDRQKNIYFGGFTTSNIQRMSSDGENCEEMLNKDNDIFHPYGMCFNNDFTKLFVINNDGKSVCVYKCK; encoded by the coding sequence ATGATATTGGATTATTACTGCACAGATCATGAGATCGTATGCTGTAGAGCCTGTATTTCTGATAAACACAGGCTTTGCCAGAACGTACTCCCGTTGAAACTTGCCTCGAATGATGTTAGAAAGTCTGCACTGTTTAACGATGTTATGGAAGACATGACGCATCTTATTACAACATTGAATGCTTTAGACAATAACAGACAGTCAAACTTACAATCAATAGAGAAATCCAAATCAACAATAACCAAGCAGATCCGAGCAGTGAAAtccaaatttttgaaacaaattgaCGATTTGGAGCGTGAATTAACAACCACTTTGTCATCTCTCCAACGAAAACATGAAACCgaaatcaacaaacaaaagcaagaaatatcgCAAGTCTTGGTCAatgttatagaaaataaaaacgaGATGGATTTTTTGAGTGATCATGGATCTAAGGATCAGCTTTTTATTTTCCTTCGCCAACAAGTAACAAATATTCATAGCGCTGAGGCCAAGATTCAGCAGATAGTATCCAATTCACAAGAATTCGATATTACCTTTGACGAAAAGAAAGATGATAAGCTTGAGTCGTTCGGGTCACTGTTAGAGTATATCCAACCATGTAAAGTTCAATACAAACCAAAGAAATTTCAACAAGCCCAGATAAATGCGGAACCAATGAAAAATATTCTAGGGTTTGAGAAGGAAACAGTATTAAAACTTAATACTAATGTGGTAAAAAGATGTTTGAGTGTATCAGTTACAGATGATAATAAGCTGCTCATTACTAATATAGAATTTTCCGATACCAAAGTGTATGTTTACAGAGACTGTAAAGATTATGAGACAGAGATAGCTTTTTCCTCCGCACCTCATGGTGTTGCTGTGATACCTGGTACCAACAGAGCTGTTATTACCCTACATAAAGAGGGGtctatacaatttataaatactaCAACGATGACAAAGGACAACAAAGTTAAAGTTGGATTTGCATGTTATGGTATCACTGCTGGACGTGACAGAATTTACGTTTGTGGTGAAAGTGGTACTATCAAAACATTAGACACCAATGGGACAATTCTAAAAACAACCCAACATGGATTTAATTGTATTTACTTCATAGCATACAATGATTTACAAGATCAGTTGATTGTTAGATGTGTTGGTAAACTCCTTTGTATCAAATTAGATGGAACACTAGTTTACAGTAAGGACGTTTCAGGAATAGTAGGTTTAACACTTGATCGACagaagaacatttattttggcGGTTTTACGACCAGCAACATACAAAGAATGTCATCAGATGGAGAAAATTGTGAAGAAATGCTGAACAAAGACAATGATATTTTCCATCCATATGGAATGTGTTTTAACAATGACTTCACAAAACTGTTTGTAATTAATAACGATGGTAAATCTGTTTGTGTATACAAATGCAAGTAA